Proteins from a genomic interval of Dunckerocampus dactyliophorus isolate RoL2022-P2 chromosome 5, RoL_Ddac_1.1, whole genome shotgun sequence:
- the tnnt2d gene encoding troponin T2d, cardiac, with amino-acid sequence MTLCILHSAGSRSSRRRKSVKLTGVLFGQRLQKMSDTEEMVDEETQEEEGKKIVSDESKPKPKFMSNIGAPKIPDGGEKVDFDDIHRKRQEKDLSELQSLIEAHFIQRKKEEEELIALVNRIEKRRAERAEQQRIRAEREKERQARLAEEKERRELEEQRKKLDEDAKKKKVLSNMTQQYGAGQKSENRRGGKKQTEREKKKKILAERRKPLNIDHLSDDKLKEKANELWQWLMELEMEKYDLSEKFKKQKLDINLLLVRVQDHQSTKGRGKGKMGARLR; translated from the exons ATGACTTTATGTATCCTTCACTCTGCTGGCTCAAGGAGCTCAAGGAGGCGCAAGTCAGTGAAGCTCACAG GGGTACTTTTTGGACAACGCTTGCAGAAGATGTCCGACACAGAGGAAATGGTGGACGAGGAAACCCA GGAGGAAGAAGGTAAGAAGATTGTGT CAG ATGAGTCTAAACCAAAGCCCAA ATTCATGTCAAACATCGGCGCCCCAAAGATCCCCGACGGTGGCGAGAAAGTGGACTTTGAC GACATCCACAGGAAGCGCCAAGAGAAAGATCTGTCGGAGCTTCAGTCTCTGATCGAGGCTCACTTCATCCAGAGgaagaaggaggaagaggagctgATCGCCCTGGTCAACAGAATA GAGAAGCGTCGCGCGGAGAGAGCAGAGCAGCAAAGGATCCGAGCCGAGAGGGAGAAGGAGAGGCAGGCCAGGCTGGCC GAGGAGAAGGAACGCAGGGAGCTGGAGGAGCAGCGCAAGAAGCTGGATGAAGAcgccaagaagaagaaggtccTCTCCAACATGACCCAGCAGTACGGCGCTGGACAGAAG AGTGAGAACAGAAGAGGAGGCAAGAAGCAAACGgagagagagaagaagaagaagatcctGGCCGAGCGCAGGAAGCCGCTCAACATCGACCACCTGAGTGATGACAAACTCAA GGAGAAAGCTAATGAGCTGTGGCAGTGGCTGATGGAATTGGAGATGGAAAAGTACGACCTGAgcgaaaaatttaaaaaacaaaagctaGAC ATTAACCTGCTGCTTGTTCGAGTCCAGGATCACCAGAG TACCAAAGGTCGTGGCAAGGGCAAGATGGGAGCCCGGCTGAGGTAA